ACCTAAATATTCAAAATTTAAAGACTTTCCAACAAAAAAGATAAAAGAATACTCTTCAAATATCTTAAAAAAAGAGTCAAAATATATAGGTCATAATCCAGCAGCCTCATATGTAATGATTACTATGCTAGTTTGTACTTTACTTATCATTTTAACAGGAGTATTAACATATGGGATACAAGAAGGAAAAGGTATCTTAAGTTTTTTAAATGAGACTTTTTTTAAAAATATGAAAAGTATGGATGACTTACATGAGTTTTTTGCAAACTTCTTTATATTTTTAATTGTTCTACATCTAGTTGGTATTATACTTGATAAATTTTTACATAAAGAAGTAGAAACTTTAAAATCAATTTTTACTGGCTATAAAAATAGTAAAGAAAATAAAAGTATAAAACTAAATATTTTTCAAAAACTTTTTGCAGCTCTTATGTTTATATTATTAATTTCATTTTTAATATTTAATCTAATAAATCCAAAAAATATTTTAGTAGCTTCAATTAACAAGCCAATTAATTATAAAGTACAAAATGAGCTTTTTGTCGAAGAGTGTGCTTCATGTCATACTCTTTATCCCTCCCTTTCTTTTACCTAAAGACTCATGGAATAATTTAATGAATAATTTAGAAAATCATTTTGGAGATGATGCAACTGTTGATAAAAAAACGCATAATATAATTTTAAAGTTTTTAGAACAAAATAGTGCTGAAACTTCTACAAAAGAAGCTAGTGTAATGATTTTGGATTCTTTAAAAAATAAAGATATAATAGCTATTACAGATACTATTTAT
The window above is part of the Malaciobacter marinus genome. Proteins encoded here:
- a CDS encoding diheme cytochrome c, translating into MNNLENHFGDDATVDKKTHNIILKFLEQNSAETSTKEASVMILDSLKNKDIIAITDTIYWKEKHRNIGKAIFLNSLVKSKANCNACHKNIEKGLIEDEDIKSIHNFSNIK
- a CDS encoding cytochrome b/b6 domain-containing protein encodes the protein MNKSYIWSLPTRAFHWLFVVGILIAFLTDDDHLLNYHAIVGYAVLILLVFRILWGFFGPKYSKFKDFPTKKIKEYSSNILKKESKYIGHNPAASYVMITMLVCTLLIILTGVLTYGIQEGKGILSFLNETFFKNMKSMDDLHEFFANFFIFLIVLHLVGIILDKFLHKEVETLKSIFTGYKNSKENKSIKLNIFQKLFAALMFILLISFLIFNLINPKNILVASINKPINYKVQNELFVEECASCHTLYPSLSFT